The proteins below are encoded in one region of Syntrophotalea carbinolica DSM 2380:
- a CDS encoding PAS domain-containing transcriptional regulator yields METNNLLKLLEQMEPGIVLFDNEFNIRFINQALLLIFPQIPKDRVFSTNLLQLHEDRPRLQIQEVFRLMKDATRPVPFTIRHMGRDQQERFLFLKLMPLFDESLEDAVNCCLVYDVTPFITTPQRALMKIPVATPSGIHLIDPAEIVYIKAENVYCRIFTAKGDYFCDLSLGVIEEGLSPKQFIRIHRSFIINIAKVDKIDRDAQSLAVIMEGNQARLPVSRNRAKAFLQQIGLR; encoded by the coding sequence ATGGAAACCAATAATCTGCTCAAATTGCTCGAACAAATGGAGCCTGGTATTGTCCTGTTCGACAATGAATTCAATATCAGATTTATCAATCAGGCGTTATTGCTGATTTTTCCGCAAATCCCCAAAGACAGGGTTTTCAGTACCAACCTGTTGCAATTACACGAGGACCGGCCTCGCCTGCAGATTCAGGAAGTCTTCCGGTTGATGAAAGATGCCACCCGTCCGGTGCCTTTTACCATCAGGCACATGGGGCGCGATCAACAGGAGCGGTTTTTGTTTCTCAAGCTCATGCCGCTTTTCGATGAGAGCCTGGAGGATGCGGTTAACTGTTGTCTGGTTTATGATGTCACGCCGTTTATTACCACGCCGCAACGGGCATTGATGAAAATACCGGTCGCGACGCCCAGCGGCATCCACTTGATCGATCCCGCCGAAATCGTCTACATCAAGGCCGAAAATGTTTACTGCCGGATCTTTACCGCCAAGGGAGACTACTTTTGTGACCTTTCCCTCGGTGTTATCGAGGAAGGCTTGTCGCCGAAGCAGTTTATCCGTATTCATCGTAGTTTTATCATCAACATCGCCAAGGTGGATAAAATCGATCGGGATGCGCAATCTTTGGCGGTGATCATGGAAGGAAATCAGGCGCGTCTGCCGGTAAGCCGCAATCGCGCCAAAGCCTTTTTGCAGCAGATCGGACTGCGCTAG
- the cooS gene encoding anaerobic carbon-monoxide dehydrogenase catalytic subunit: MGTRPDQRSVDPAAAAMLKISDREGFDTAWSRLEAQQPQCGYGQLGTCCRNCSMGPCRIDPLEEGPRRGVCGANADTMVARNLARMAAAGASAHSDHGRKVALLLKDVASGRNTDYTIFNPDKLMVVAARLGIATEGRETLEVAGDVADVAIACFGAQGEETIPFSTSYMPEKRLELLKDLEGTLAEMTGARIGLMPRGIDREVVDIMHRTHFGCDADPLSLVAQSLRCSLGDGWGGSLIATECQDILFGTPTVRTIKANLGVLDTDMVNLVVHGHEPVLSEKVLEWARSPEMTEAARAVGAKGVNVVGLCCTGNELLMRQGVNVAGNLLHSELAIMTGAVEAMVVDVQCIFPSLADLSSCFHTRFITTSEQTNIPGALHIQFEEHDANAIARRIVQTAIDAFPGRNAAKVYIPQETEEAMVGFSVEQILAALGGTPDPLVEVIANGTIKGVVGIVGCNNAKVQQDFFHLSLTRELIKRDILVLGTGCWAIAAAKAGLMNLDAQQQAGPGLKAVCEQLGIPPVLHMGSCVDCSRMLVLTGALADHLGVDTAALPVVGSAPEWTTEKAVAIGSYFVGSGLPVHLWPVPPILGSPVVTKILTESAKDLLGGYFFVEEDPVATADRMEAIIMEKRVGLGLEKEATCNS, encoded by the coding sequence ATGGGTACCAGACCAGACCAGCGCAGTGTCGATCCGGCCGCTGCGGCAATGCTGAAGATTTCCGATCGCGAGGGGTTCGATACGGCCTGGAGCCGCCTCGAGGCGCAACAGCCGCAGTGCGGATACGGCCAGCTCGGCACCTGTTGTCGTAACTGCAGCATGGGCCCGTGTCGCATCGACCCGTTGGAGGAAGGTCCCCGTCGCGGGGTCTGCGGCGCCAATGCCGACACCATGGTGGCGCGCAACCTGGCGCGCATGGCGGCAGCCGGTGCTTCTGCCCATTCCGATCACGGCCGCAAGGTGGCCTTGCTGCTTAAAGACGTTGCCAGCGGCCGTAATACCGACTACACCATCTTCAATCCCGACAAACTCATGGTGGTTGCCGCTCGCCTGGGTATTGCCACCGAGGGCCGTGAAACGCTGGAGGTTGCAGGGGACGTGGCTGACGTGGCCATCGCCTGTTTCGGTGCCCAGGGTGAAGAGACCATACCTTTTTCCACCAGCTACATGCCTGAAAAGCGTCTGGAATTGCTCAAAGACCTGGAAGGAACCCTGGCGGAAATGACCGGCGCGCGCATCGGTCTGATGCCGCGCGGCATCGACCGCGAGGTGGTCGACATCATGCACCGCACCCATTTTGGCTGCGATGCCGATCCTCTGTCCCTGGTAGCTCAGTCGCTGCGCTGTTCCCTTGGTGACGGTTGGGGAGGTTCCCTGATTGCCACCGAATGCCAGGACATCCTTTTCGGGACGCCAACGGTACGCACCATCAAGGCCAACCTCGGCGTGCTCGATACGGACATGGTTAACCTGGTGGTGCACGGTCATGAGCCGGTGCTGTCGGAAAAGGTGCTGGAGTGGGCGCGTTCCCCGGAGATGACCGAGGCGGCCAGGGCCGTCGGCGCCAAAGGGGTCAATGTCGTCGGTCTATGCTGTACCGGCAACGAACTTCTTATGCGTCAGGGGGTCAACGTCGCCGGCAATCTGTTGCATAGCGAGTTGGCCATCATGACCGGCGCGGTGGAGGCCATGGTGGTCGACGTGCAGTGTATTTTTCCGTCGCTGGCCGATTTGTCGTCCTGTTTCCACACCCGTTTCATCACCACCAGCGAGCAGACCAATATTCCGGGGGCTTTGCATATCCAGTTCGAAGAGCATGACGCCAACGCCATCGCCAGGCGCATCGTCCAGACCGCCATCGATGCTTTTCCCGGCCGCAATGCCGCCAAGGTGTATATCCCGCAGGAGACCGAAGAGGCCATGGTCGGCTTTTCCGTCGAGCAGATCCTGGCGGCGCTGGGCGGCACCCCCGATCCGCTGGTGGAGGTGATCGCCAACGGTACCATCAAGGGTGTGGTCGGTATCGTCGGCTGCAACAACGCCAAGGTGCAGCAGGACTTTTTCCACTTGTCGCTGACCCGCGAACTGATCAAACGCGATATCCTGGTGCTCGGCACCGGGTGTTGGGCCATTGCCGCCGCCAAAGCCGGGCTGATGAACCTCGACGCGCAGCAGCAGGCAGGCCCGGGGCTGAAAGCGGTGTGCGAACAGCTCGGCATCCCGCCGGTACTGCACATGGGCTCCTGCGTCGACTGTTCGCGTATGCTGGTGCTGACCGGTGCGCTGGCCGACCATCTGGGGGTCGATACCGCTGCCCTGCCGGTGGTCGGTTCGGCGCCGGAATGGACCACCGAAAAGGCCGTCGCCATCGGCTCCTACTTCGTCGGCAGCGGTCTGCCGGTGCATCTGTGGCCGGTGCCGCCGATCCTCGGTTCGCCGGTGGTGACCAAGATTCTCACCGAATCGGCCAAGGACCTGCTCGGCGGTTATTTCTTCGTCGAAGAGGACCCGGTCGCGACCGCCGATCGCATGGAGGCGATCATCATGGAAAAACGGGTCGGCCTGGGATTGGAAAAGGAGGCGACATGCAACAGCTAA